Sequence from the Sphingomonas suaedae genome:
CGAGGAGGAATTGTTGGCGGCAATCGAACGGATCGACGAAGCGGCGCGCGCCCAGGCGGTGATCGCGTGATCCGGGTGCGCTTCCTGACGCCCGAGGGGGATGTCGCAGTGGAGACCGAGGCGACGGAGGGCGACCGGCTGCTGGAACTGGGGCAGGCGAAGGGGATGCCGCTGGAGGGGACGTGCGAGGGGCAGATGGCCTGTTCCACCTGTCACGTCATTGTTGCGCCCGAGGATTTCGACCGGTTGCCGCGCCCGAGCGAGGAGGAAGAGGATATGCTCGACCTCGCCATCGGCGCGACGCGCACCAGCCGGCTGTCATGCCAGATCGTGCTGACCCCCGAGCTGGACGGGCTGACCGTCAGCCTGCCCCCCGAACATCGCAACATGCAGGGACGATGAACATGACGACTCGCCGCACCTTGATCGCGGGCGCCGCTGCGCTCGCCGCCACGCCCGCCTTTGCGCAGGGCAAGGGACCGTTCGACCGCATCCGCGCCGAGACCGGTGGGCGGCTGGGGGTGGCGGTGTATGACACTGGCACCGGGCGGCGCTATTTCGACGGGGCGGAGGCGCGTTTTGCGATGTGCTCGACCTTCAAAGTGCCGCTGGTTGCGGCGGTACTGGCGCGGGTGGACCGGGGCGAACTCGATCTTGCGCGCGAGATCCGGTTCAGTGCGGCGGACCTGTTGAGCTACGCGCCGGTGGTGAAGGAGAACCTTGCCAAGGGGGCGCTGTCGATCGAGGCGCTGTGCGAAGCCGCCGTGGTGATGAGCGACAACAGCGCCGCGAACCTGTTGTTCGGCCAGATCGCCGGGCCGCGCGGGCTGACCAAATTCATCCGCGAGGCGGGCGACACGATCACCCGGTCCGATCGCGACGAGCCCGAACTCAACAATGTGCGCGACGGCGAGGTGCGCGACACCACGACACCCGAGGCGATGCTGTGGCTGATGAACCGGTTGCTGCTGGGCGATATATTGTCGGCGGCGTCGCGCGCGAAGCTGATCGGCTGGATGGAGGCATCGCCGACGGGCAAGGACCGGCTGCGTGCGGGGCTGCCCAGGAGCTGGCGGGTGGGCGACAAGACCGGGACGAGCGGCGAGGGCTATTTCAACGACATCGCCATCGCGACGCCGCCGGGCCGCAAGCCGGTCCTGATCACCTGTTATCTCGACGCGCCGGGGCTGGACGCGGCGAAGGCGAATGCGGCGCATGCGAGGGTAGGAGAACTGGTGGGGGCGTTGTTCGGGTGAATTGACCCGATTCGGGTGAGGATAGGGCCCATCTGGTCGACAAGCAGATCGGCAGAACTGACATTTCGGTCATGACGACGCTGACAGTCTCCCTCCCCGACGATCTGCGCGAGGTGATCGAGGCGCGGGTCAAGGCGGGTATCTACAAGGATGTCGATAGTTATGTGCGTGGTCTGATCCGCGCGGATTTGACCGGCGACGATTGGCTGACGCCCGAGGTTGTCGCGGCGATCGAAGTAGGCGAGGCCAGCGGCTATGTCGCGTTCGATTACGAAGCGTTCAAGAAGGAAATGCGCGAGACGCATCTGAACGAGACGAGGTCGCAATTTCGCTCAGACTGATCGTGTCACGCCGCGCTCATCGCGATCTTGCGGGCATATGGCGGTATGGCGCGCGGGAATGGGGCCTCGAGCAGGCATTTGCCTATGCGGATCAGATCAACCGGGCGTTCGATCTGCTGAGGGAACGACCCAACATCGGCTCTGTGCGAGTCCAAGGTGGCGTCGAATATCGACGTTGGGTAGGAGGTCGTCACGCGATCCTGTTTCGGACGAGCGTTCGCAGTCTCCATATGGTCCGCATCCTCCATTCCGCAATGGACGAACGCCGTCACCTCGGCTGACCTTGCGTCCGGCGACCACTTCCCCCATATGCGCTGCGGGAGTCGGGCGGACGATGCCGTCGCCAACCCGGTCAGGTCCGGAAGGAAGCAGCCGTAACGATTTTCGTGTCGGGTCGTCCCGGCTCCCACCTTCCGGTGCTATCGGTGCGGACATGACTGATTCGCGCTATTCGCCGGTCAACGACCGAATCGCCACTTGGTTGTTCAAAGCGAATGTCATTGCGCTGATTGGTAGCGCTGCAACGGCAACGATCGGCGCAAGCATCGCGATGATTCCGTTGATCGAGCTGCTCTCAATCCCGCTATTTCCGTTCCCGACAGTGACCATTTATCTGGTTGCGATTACCTGCCTGTATCTTGTCATCGCGCTTCCGCTTGCGTGGATCGGATTTGACGGTGTTTGGGTCAGGCGCGGGGCATTTGCCGCTTCGGTTTTTCTCGCGTTGCTCACGGGCTGGGCGGTTCCGGACCATCTAAATCAACGTGCGGGTATCGGATCACGCACCGAAGCGACGCAGAGATATTGGCGTGCGATGTCTTTCGGATCGCCTCGACCTATTGCCTTGGTCGAAGTTGGTACGGGTTTCTTTGAGCCAAAATGCGACGCCGCCTGCCTGTCGCTGCTGGTGACCGGGCGGGCGCCGGAAGTGGTCATCGCGAGATCGCTAAGGCAGGTCGAGCGGGGGGAGACGGCGACCGGTATCGCGTTTCGTCTAGCCGGTGATTGGCAGCTCTGCTTGGCCCGCTTGCCGGATTATGCGGGGATAGTCAGGAGCTTCCCCGCTGATCGCCTAAGCAACTTTCTAGAATTTGGCTTGGATGTTTCGTTCGCGGCCGAATTGCCGCGCTGTCTGGAGCGGCGGCGGGTGCGATTTCACGTGGGAGCGCTTCCGACGCTTACCTACTGGCGCTCGGAACAGCCTGCATCCGAAAACACAGGCAAGGTTGGCTGGCAGCCGGAGTACGCCCGGCAGCAGATTTTTCAGCCTGACGGTTTGAGAACTGAACGAACATTCAGGGTCGGCTACCGATACGCCGCACCTGCACTAATTTTCCCCTATGGCGGAAATGCTGGCACCGGAGGCACATTCAGTCCGCGGTGGTGGACGGACAGGGTTGAGAACTATTCTGAACCGGGCATGGACCCTTGGTGGTCCATGTTTGCTGAGAGTGCAGCTATCGCGAGCGAGGCGATGAAACGCCTCGATGCCGTGGTTCCCGAACAGCGCTGTCGACGCCAGCCAGGACCGTGCGTTCTCGAGCCAGTCGGGTCCTGACGGGTGCGACGCCGTTCCGATGCGCAGCTTCTCCCGATGACGTGACCGGCCGGAGCCGCTAGGGTCTTCCGCAATGTCCGATTCACTCCTTGGCCTCGACGAACCCCCGCAGCCGCGCGACAGCGTGTATCGCGTGCTGGCGCGCAAATATCGGCCGCAGACCTTTGCCGAGCTGATCGGCCAGGATGCGATGGTGCAGACGCTGGGCAATGCGATCCGGCGCGACCGACTGGCGCATGCGTTTCTGCTGACCGGCGTGCGCGGGGTCGGCAAGACGTCGACCGCGCGGCTGATCGCCAAGGCATTGAACTGCATCGGCCCGGACGGGCAGGGCGGGCCGACGATCGACCCGTGCGGGGTGTGCGAGCCGTGCCGCGCGATCGCCGAGGGGCGGCACATCGACGTGATCGAGATGGACGCCGCCAGCCATACCGGCGTGGACGATGTGCGCGAGATCATCGATGCATCGCGCTATTCGGCGGTGAGCGCGCGGTACAAGATCTACATCATCGACGAAGTCCATATGCTGTCGAAGAACGCGTTCAACGCGCTTCTGAAGACGCTGGAAGAGCCGCCGGGGCATGTGAAATTCCTGTTCGCGACGACCGAGGTGCAGAAGGTGCCGGTGACGGTGCTGTCGCGCTGTCAGCGGTTCGATCTTCGGCGGATTCCGGCGGAAAAGCTCGCCGCGCATTTCGGCGAGGTGGTCGAGAAGGAAGGCGCGGAGGCGGAGCCCGAGGCGCTGGCGATGATCGCGCGGGCGGCCGAGGGATCGGCGCGCGATGGGCTGTCGATCCTGGATCAGGCGATCGCCCATGCCGGGATGGAAGGCGGGGCAGTCACTGCGGACGCGGTGCGCGACATGCTCGGCCTGTCGGACCGCAATGCGATCCGCGATCTGTTCGACCGGATCATCGCCGCCGATGCGCCGGGCGCGCTGGCGGGGCTGCGCGGGCAATATGATCTGGGCGTCGATCCGCAGGCGGTGCTGAAATCGCTGCTGGAGACGGTCCACCGCGTGACGCTGGCCAAGCTGGGCAATGAGGTGATCCCAGGGCAGGCCGAGGAGGAGCGTGCGGCGCTGGTCGAATGGGCCGCGAAGCTGGGCTTTCCGGCGCTGCACCGGCTGTGGCAGTTGCTGCTCAAGGGACATGACGAGGTGATCCGCGCGGCGCTGCCGATCGAGGCGTGCGAGATGGCGTTGCTGCGCGTCATCCATGCGTCGAGCCTGCCCGACCCGGGCGAGCTGGCGCGCAAGATCGCCGAGGGGGCGCCGATGGGTGGCCCCGCACCGGCCGCGACCCCGGCGGCGCCCGCCGAACCGCCCGCGCCGCGCAACATGGCCGAAGTGGTCGAGCGGCTGGTGGCGGCGCATGAGGAGCATCTCGCGGCGCGGGTTCGGAACCTTGTCCGCCCGATCCGGTTGGAGGAGCCGGTGGTCGAGGTCAGCAGTCAGGGCATTCCCGCTGACCTGGTCCATGACTTCGAAAGCGCGCTGCGGCGCGTGCTGGGCAAACGCTGGTCGCTGCGCGTCACCGATGCGCCCGGCCAGCCGACGCTGAACGAGGAGCGGGCGGCACAGGAGGCGGCGGAGCGCGATGCGGTGCTCAAGTCGCCGGTGGTTGCCGCCGCGCTCGAAGCCTTTCCCGACGCCGAGCTGATCGGCTGGACTCGCGACAACAGGAGGTTTGGGTGAAAAGTATCGAAGACATCATGGCGATGGCGCAGAACGTCCAGAACGAGCTGACCAAGGCGCAGGCCAATCTCGACACGATCGAGGTCGAGGGCGCGGCGGGCGGCGGGCTGGTCAAGGTCAAGGCGAGCGCCAAGGGCCGGATCATCGGCGTCGATATCGACGAGTCGCTGCTGGCGCCGTCGGAAAAGCAGATGCTGGAGGATCTGGTCGCCGCTGCGCTCAACGATGCGCGGGCCAAGGCGGATGCCGCGGCACAGAGTGAGATGTCGAAACTTTCCAGTGGTATCCCGCTTCCGCCGGGCTTCAAGCTGCCGTTCTGAGAATCGATTTGTGGCGGCACCGGCCCGCTCGCCGGTGGGGGAGCGGGCCGGTGCTGTACGCTTATCAGACGCATCTGAACATTTCACAACGGGAACAATCATCGCCCCGTCGCCGTTCTGTCGCGCATCGATATTCGAAACGGAGATGCGATATGACCGACGACCGGAGCGAGACGACCCGCGTCGATACGCCGACCCACACGACCACGGTGGTCGAGCGCCGCAGCGGCGGGGGCGGGCTGATCCTGGGAATCATCGCGCTGGTGATCGTCGTGGTCGGCGCCTTTTACTTCCTCAGCAACAATTCGGAGACGCGCAAGGACGCGGCGATTACCGAGGCTGCCGAAGCCGTCGGTGACACGGCGGAAAAGGCGGGTGACGCGATCGACAAGGCGGTCCCGGCGGACAAGGAGTGAGGCTCAGTTCCCCTCCCGCTTGCGGGGGGGACAGGGAAGGGGTTCATGCCCCCATTTGCCCTGAGGTTGTCGAAGCGCGTTTTCCAACAACTGTGGGGCTTCGACCCTTCGACAAGCTCAGGGCGAACGGGCGTTGGTCAAAACGTCCCGCAAATTGATTCAGCGCACGCACGCATCGAGGCCGTCACGCTGGACGACGCCGATCCGCGCGGCGATCGAATTGCCGTAGCGGCGGGTGAAGCCCGTCGGCGCAATTCCCGCCCGTTTCTTGGGCAGGGGCAGGACGGCGGCGATCCGTGCCGCTTCGCTGCGGGTGAGGTTTCCCGCGCCCTTCTTGAAATAGCGCCGCGCACCCGCTTCGACGCCATAGGTGCCGATGCCGGTTTCCGCGACGTTCAGATAGACTTCCATGATCCGCTTCTTGCCCCAGATCGCTTCGATCAGGACGGTGAACCACGCCTCCAGCCCCTTGCGGAAATAGCCGCCACCCTGCCAGAGGAACACGTTCTTCGCGACCTGCTGGCTGATCGTCGATCCGCCGCGCAGTACCTTTCCGCCCCGCGCATTGCGGACCATCGCGGCGGCGATCGAATCATAGTCGAAGCCCGAATGACTGCAGAAGCTGCTGTCCTCTGCGGCGATGGCGGCGCGGGCCATGTCGGCATCGATCCGGTCGATCGGCACCCATTTCTTGGTAACGCCATGTCCCGAAAAGACGTCGCCCAGCATCGTCAACGTGATCGGCGGCGGCACGAAGCGGTAGAGGGTGACCATCGCCACCGAGATGAGGACGAAGGCGAGTGCGCCCCTGAACAGCCAGCCGATGAGACGGCGACCGAGCGGCTTGCGGGGCGTTTTGGGCTTCACGGGCTGAATGCCGATTCCGTCGAGATGGTCGAGATCGGGGAGCGGACGCGCGCCGAGCGGCGTCGGGCGGGGCACGGCGCCCGGCTCCGGCGCGCCGACACGGTCGTTACGATCGTCCATCAGCCCCCCGGCTGCGCCCGCGCCTGACGATCAGGTCGCGGGGAGCAGGCGGCGGTCGCCCGCCAGCCGCATCATCGCCTTTTGCAGCTTTTCGAAGGCGCGCACCTCGATCTGGCGGACGCGTTCGCGGCTGACGCCATAGACCTGGCTGAGTTCTTCCAGCGTCTTGGGGTCATCGGTCAGGCGGCGTTCGGTGAGGATGTGCTGCTCGCGATCGTTGAGCTCGTCCATCGCCTCGACCAGCAGCGAGTGGCGGACATCCGCTTCCTGCGCCTCGGCCACGACTTCGTCCTGAAGCGCGCCGTCGTCCTGCAGCCAATCCTGCCACTGGCTCTCGCCATCCTCGCGCACGGGGACGTTGAGCGAGGTATCGCCGCCCATCGCCATGCGACGGTTCATGCTGATGACCTCATCCTCGGTCACGCCGAGATCGGTCGCGATCTTGGCGACATCCTCGGGCTTCAGATCGCCGTCCTCGAACGCGTCGAGCTTTGCCTTCATCCGGCGGAGGTTGAAGAACAGCTTCTTCTGCGCGGCGGTGGTGCCCATCTTCACGAGGCTCCACGAGCGCAGGATGAATTCCTGGATCGAGGCGCGGATCCACCACATCGCATAGGTGGCGAGGCGGAAGCCGCGATCGGGCTCGAACTTCTTCACGCCCTGCATCAGGCCGATATTGCCTTCGCTGATCAGTTCGCTGACCGGCAGGCCATAGCCGCGATAGCCCATCGCGATCTTCGCCACGAGGCGCAGGTGCGAGGTGACCAGCTGCGCGGCCGCTTCGGGGTCGCCATGCTCCTGAAAGCGCTTCGCGAGCATATATTCCTGCTCGGGCGCGAGGATCGGAAACTTCTTGATCTCCGCCAGATAGCGGTTGAGGCTTGCCTCACCGCCCAGTGCCGGGATCGTCGCCGGGACATTGCTTCCGCGGGCCATGGTCACTTACTCCCTTTCTATGGCGTCCCCCCATTATAGGCGAGGAAGCCGGTCGACCCTCTGCACGACGGGTCAATGATCCTATACGATGAGGTTAGTCATCAGTTCCTGCATGTCCGCAGGGATTTCGCTATCGAACGCCAAAGCGTTACTACTGATCGGATGAATGAACCCCAGTCGGGCCGCGTGCAAGGCCTGACGCCGGAAACCCATGGTTTCCAGAACCTCCCGATGTTCCTTTTTAGTTCTACCGTAAACCGGGTCGCCGAGCAAGGGGTGGCCGATCGATGCCATGTGCACGCGTACCTGATGCGTGCGCCCGGTTTCGAGACGGCATTCCACCAGCGCGGCCTCGTAGAGTGGCTTCACCAGCGTCCAGTGCGTGACCGCGCGTTTCCCACCCGGCTGGACGGCGATCTTCTTGCGGTTTTGCGGCGAGCGCGCAAGCGGCGCGTCGACGCTTCCGGCTGACAGTTTCGGTCGACCCGAGACGATCGCCTTATAGCGCCGGTCGATCGAATGATCCTTGAACTGGCGGGCGAGGCCGACATGCGCGCGATCGGTCTTGGCCGCGACCATCAGCCCCGACGTGTCCTTGTCGATGCGGTGGACGATACCCGGGCGCGCGACACCGCCGATGCCCGACAGGCTGCCCTGGCAATGATGGAGCAGCGCGTTGACCAGCGTACCGTCGAAATTGCCTGCTGCGGGGTGGACGACCAGCCCCGCCTGTTTGTCGATGACGATCAGATGTTCATCCTCGAACACCACGTTGAGCGCGATATCCTGTGCCTCGTTATGCGCGGGTTCGGGTTCGGGGACGTTGAGCGTGAACAGTGCGCCGCCGGGCGCCTTTTTCTTGGGATCGCGGATCAGGCCGTCGGGACCGGTGACGTTGCCGGTGGAGATCAGCGCCTTGATCCGCTCACGCGACAGCGTGGGGAGCGCATCCGCCAAAGCCCGGTCGAGTCGCCAGCCATCCGCTGCATCCGCGATCCGCGCTTCGACTGTGGCTACCCCCCGGTTCATTGCGCTAGGGAAATGGGCATGGGATTGCGGATTTCAAGCTGTGTTATCGCACTAATCCAGCAGGCGGCGGCAGAGGCCGCACCGCTGGAGGCGTGCGGGCTGTTGTTCGGGGATGGGGCAATCGCGCGCGCCAGCGTCGCGGCCAATGTCGCCGCCGATCCGACCTGTCGGTTCGAGATCGATCCGGGCGCGCTGATCGCGGCGTTGCGGGCCGAGCGCGAGGGCGGGGAACGGGTGATCGGATATTGGCATTCGCACCCCTCGGGCGACGCCATGCCATCGGCGACCGACGCGGCGATGGCTGCCCCGGACGGGAAGCTGTGGCTGATCGCGGCGGGCGGCGCGGTCACCGTCTGGCGGGCGGGGACCGCCGGTCTGCACGGACGGTTCGAGCGGGTCATGGAAATTGAGGTAGTGTCGCAGTTTGAATTTTGACGCCAGCCGTTGTCGCTTTCCGGCCCGCATCCCTATATGCTTAGCGGAAAGCATGGAGGCGAATGTGAGCGAACGATCTGATCGGTTCGTACGGGCGTGGGTTAGCGACAACGTGCATAACATTCCAGGGTTGGATGATTACCAGCTTCACTGCGAAGAGTTGGCTGAAAAGCTGAAGGATGCTGCGCAAGCGAGGGGAATCATGCCGGACGAGTTGGCCGAGAGCATTGGCGATTCCTATGACTTCATGATCAACGAGTACGAGCAAATCCGAGACCCAGATTTGGGTTTCAAGGATGGGCGGGACTGATGCCTAAAGGCCCCCGTGGAGAGAAGCGCCCCGCCGACGCTATCGGACTTGCGGTGATGATCGGGAAGATCGCGACCGGGGAGATAGAGGACGAGCGCGAAACGCTGTCCAGCGCGGCGGCTGAGCTTGGCCGCGCGGGCGGGAAGAAACGTGCGGAGAACATGACGCCGGAGCGGCGCGCGGAGATCGCGCGCGCAGCGGCAGCAAAACGGTGGTCCAAATCCTCCGGTTGACAAAACGGCGTATTTTTCATATTCCGTTGCGCAGGAGAGGGTGCAACCGGAGAAACGCTAATGACGCCCGCCGAAGCTTTCCTCAGAGACCAGATTCCGCTCGCACAACGGGCGGTCATCCCGACGACGCTCAAGACTGCCTACTCGGCGGCGGCGCGGGTCATCCAGGCTGAGCCCATTTTGAATGTGGCCTCGGCGCAAGACGGGCGCGGGCGCTTTGTGCAATGGGCCGTCGATCTGGCGTTTGAAAAGCTCGTGTCCAGCGGACAATGGGCCAATGGCTATGAATGGCGACCGTTTGACAAGCCGACAGGCCGCTATCTGGAAATTCACTTTTCGCATTCAAGACTGACCATAAGCCAAGTTGCTAATCCGAAGCAGCAACCGCGCAACGTCGGCTTTCGCGCGAATCTCCGCATCAGCAACAAGATGCCGTCCTTGTTTCCTGAGGAGCCGAAACCCAACGCCGAGGGAATGCCGCATATACTTCTGATGCATGGGCATCAGGATTTGAATTTCGCCCATTTGGCCATCCCGAGCGCGAACAACATTTTCGGGTTTCAGCATCGCTCGACCAATTTGATGAATATCGCTCACCTTGCGCCCCAAGAGGAAGTTCCGATGGAACAGACTGACTACGATGTAGTCATGGAGCTTAAGGAAGAAATCGATAAGTGGCGCCGAGATAACAACCTTGGATAACGTAGTACAATTTCCAGCCGCTCGTTCCACCGCGGGCGGGCGGCTTCTTATTCCGGCGCGACTTCGCGACGCGCGAAAAGTATTGCGCCTATCCCAAGAAGAGCTTGGCGAAAAAGTGGGCGTCACGCGCCAAGCAATATCTGCATTCGAAAGAGGGTCGCGCTCGCCGGAGCCCGCGACGTTCGCGGCTTTGGCAGCGGCGTTGGACCAGCCGCTCGGCTTTTTCACGTCGGAAGACGCACCGACGTTTGGCGATTTCTCGACCCGCTTCTATCGGAAGTTCGGCCCTGAAACGATCCGCAGGCAGGAAGCCTGCGACACCTATTCGATGTGGTTCACGCAAGTTGCCCGCCATTTTGACGCGCTGGTGAATTATCCCGCCGTCAATGTGCCGGAATATGATCCCGCCGATTTTGGCGAGGACGGAATCGACGAAATTGCGGAAAAGGTCAGGGCCGATTGGGGGTTGGGGCTTGGCCCAATTTCTAACGTGATGGCCCTTTTGGAATCCAATGGAATCATCGCGTGCAAGTACGAAATGTCGGGCGAGAGCGTCGAGGCTTTTTCCTTCTGGAACGGGACGCGACCGTTCATTTTCATGGCGTCCGAAAAGGATGCTGGCGTGCGCTCTCGTTTCGATTTGGCCCACGAGCTGGGGCACCTAGTGATGCATCGGCACATCGAGCAGTCAGAGATTGCCGATAAGGCGACGCTCAAGGAAATTGAGCGCCAGGCCGACCGGTTTGCGGGTGCGTTTCTTCTTCCTAAACACTCCTTTCCCAATGAAGTGTTCAGCCCCCGGCTTGATGCGTTTGTAGAGTTGAAGCGCCGCTGGAAAGTATCGATCGGGGCGATGGTTTATCGCTGTTCCGACTTGGGAATTTTCGATGAGAACCAAATCCTGAATCTTCGGAAGCAGATTTCGTTTCGGAAGTGGCGAACCAAAGAGCCGCTGGATGATCCCCGTATCATCCCGGTTGAGAGCCCCCGCCTTCTGGCGAAAGCCTTTGGCCTCGTTGCCGAGAACGACCGCATGAAGATCGACGTTCTTTTGCAGACGCTGCAGATCAGCCCATCGTTCATCGCAGCAATGTGCAACCTGCCTTTGGACGTTTTCAAACGAGA
This genomic interval carries:
- a CDS encoding 2Fe-2S iron-sulfur cluster-binding protein encodes the protein MRVRFLTPEGDVAVETEATEGDRLLELGQAKGMPLEGTCEGQMACSTCHVIVAPEDFDRLPRPSEEEEDMLDLAIGATRTSRLSCQIVLTPELDGLTVSLPPEHRNMQGR
- the bla gene encoding class A beta-lactamase, which translates into the protein MNMTTRRTLIAGAAALAATPAFAQGKGPFDRIRAETGGRLGVAVYDTGTGRRYFDGAEARFAMCSTFKVPLVAAVLARVDRGELDLAREIRFSAADLLSYAPVVKENLAKGALSIEALCEAAVVMSDNSAANLLFGQIAGPRGLTKFIREAGDTITRSDRDEPELNNVRDGEVRDTTTPEAMLWLMNRLLLGDILSAASRAKLIGWMEASPTGKDRLRAGLPRSWRVGDKTGTSGEGYFNDIAIATPPGRKPVLITCYLDAPGLDAAKANAAHARVGELVGALFG
- a CDS encoding ribbon-helix-helix domain-containing protein — its product is MTTLTVSLPDDLREVIEARVKAGIYKDVDSYVRGLIRADLTGDDWLTPEVVAAIEVGEASGYVAFDYEAFKKEMRETHLNETRSQFRSD
- a CDS encoding type II toxin-antitoxin system RelE/ParE family toxin; this translates as MSRRAHRDLAGIWRYGAREWGLEQAFAYADQINRAFDLLRERPNIGSVRVQGGVEYRRWVGGRHAILFRTSVRSLHMVRILHSAMDERRHLG
- a CDS encoding DNA polymerase III subunit gamma/tau, which produces MSDSLLGLDEPPQPRDSVYRVLARKYRPQTFAELIGQDAMVQTLGNAIRRDRLAHAFLLTGVRGVGKTSTARLIAKALNCIGPDGQGGPTIDPCGVCEPCRAIAEGRHIDVIEMDAASHTGVDDVREIIDASRYSAVSARYKIYIIDEVHMLSKNAFNALLKTLEEPPGHVKFLFATTEVQKVPVTVLSRCQRFDLRRIPAEKLAAHFGEVVEKEGAEAEPEALAMIARAAEGSARDGLSILDQAIAHAGMEGGAVTADAVRDMLGLSDRNAIRDLFDRIIAADAPGALAGLRGQYDLGVDPQAVLKSLLETVHRVTLAKLGNEVIPGQAEEERAALVEWAAKLGFPALHRLWQLLLKGHDEVIRAALPIEACEMALLRVIHASSLPDPGELARKIAEGAPMGGPAPAATPAAPAEPPAPRNMAEVVERLVAAHEEHLAARVRNLVRPIRLEEPVVEVSSQGIPADLVHDFESALRRVLGKRWSLRVTDAPGQPTLNEERAAQEAAERDAVLKSPVVAAALEAFPDAELIGWTRDNRRFG
- a CDS encoding YbaB/EbfC family nucleoid-associated protein, translated to MKSIEDIMAMAQNVQNELTKAQANLDTIEVEGAAGGGLVKVKASAKGRIIGVDIDESLLAPSEKQMLEDLVAAALNDARAKADAAAQSEMSKLSSGIPLPPGFKLPF
- the mtgA gene encoding monofunctional biosynthetic peptidoglycan transglycosylase, which produces MDDRNDRVGAPEPGAVPRPTPLGARPLPDLDHLDGIGIQPVKPKTPRKPLGRRLIGWLFRGALAFVLISVAMVTLYRFVPPPITLTMLGDVFSGHGVTKKWVPIDRIDADMARAAIAAEDSSFCSHSGFDYDSIAAAMVRNARGGKVLRGGSTISQQVAKNVFLWQGGGYFRKGLEAWFTVLIEAIWGKKRIMEVYLNVAETGIGTYGVEAGARRYFKKGAGNLTRSEAARIAAVLPLPKKRAGIAPTGFTRRYGNSIAARIGVVQRDGLDACVR
- the rpoH gene encoding RNA polymerase sigma factor RpoH yields the protein MARGSNVPATIPALGGEASLNRYLAEIKKFPILAPEQEYMLAKRFQEHGDPEAAAQLVTSHLRLVAKIAMGYRGYGLPVSELISEGNIGLMQGVKKFEPDRGFRLATYAMWWIRASIQEFILRSWSLVKMGTTAAQKKLFFNLRRMKAKLDAFEDGDLKPEDVAKIATDLGVTEDEVISMNRRMAMGGDTSLNVPVREDGESQWQDWLQDDGALQDEVVAEAQEADVRHSLLVEAMDELNDREQHILTERRLTDDPKTLEELSQVYGVSRERVRQIEVRAFEKLQKAMMRLAGDRRLLPAT
- a CDS encoding RluA family pseudouridine synthase codes for the protein MNRGVATVEARIADAADGWRLDRALADALPTLSRERIKALISTGNVTGPDGLIRDPKKKAPGGALFTLNVPEPEPAHNEAQDIALNVVFEDEHLIVIDKQAGLVVHPAAGNFDGTLVNALLHHCQGSLSGIGGVARPGIVHRIDKDTSGLMVAAKTDRAHVGLARQFKDHSIDRRYKAIVSGRPKLSAGSVDAPLARSPQNRKKIAVQPGGKRAVTHWTLVKPLYEAALVECRLETGRTHQVRVHMASIGHPLLGDPVYGRTKKEHREVLETMGFRRQALHAARLGFIHPISSNALAFDSEIPADMQELMTNLIV
- a CDS encoding M67 family metallopeptidase produces the protein MGLRISSCVIALIQQAAAEAAPLEACGLLFGDGAIARASVAANVAADPTCRFEIDPGALIAALRAEREGGERVIGYWHSHPSGDAMPSATDAAMAAPDGKLWLIAAGGAVTVWRAGTAGLHGRFERVMEIEVVSQFEF
- a CDS encoding DUF768 domain-containing protein; this translates as MSERSDRFVRAWVSDNVHNIPGLDDYQLHCEELAEKLKDAAQARGIMPDELAESIGDSYDFMINEYEQIRDPDLGFKDGRD
- a CDS encoding RNA-binding protein: MPKGPRGEKRPADAIGLAVMIGKIATGEIEDERETLSSAAAELGRAGGKKRAENMTPERRAEIARAAAAKRWSKSSG
- a CDS encoding helix-turn-helix domain-containing protein, giving the protein MDNVVQFPAARSTAGGRLLIPARLRDARKVLRLSQEELGEKVGVTRQAISAFERGSRSPEPATFAALAAALDQPLGFFTSEDAPTFGDFSTRFYRKFGPETIRRQEACDTYSMWFTQVARHFDALVNYPAVNVPEYDPADFGEDGIDEIAEKVRADWGLGLGPISNVMALLESNGIIACKYEMSGESVEAFSFWNGTRPFIFMASEKDAGVRSRFDLAHELGHLVMHRHIEQSEIADKATLKEIERQADRFAGAFLLPKHSFPNEVFSPRLDAFVELKRRWKVSIGAMVYRCSDLGIFDENQILNLRKQISFRKWRTKEPLDDPRIIPVESPRLLAKAFGLVAENDRMKIDVLLQTLQISPSFIAAMCNLPLDVFKRDEPPPRQPTLK